A genome region from bacterium includes the following:
- a CDS encoding YHS domain-containing protein: MTVDPLTANHQAVHGGLTYWFCSAGCQAEFEKAPERYLRAVEA, from the coding sequence ATGACCGTCGACCCGCTGACCGCCAACCACCAAGCGGTCCACGGCGGGCTCACCTACTGGTTCTGTTCCGCGGGCTGTCAGGCCGAGTTCGAAAAGGCGCCGGAGCGCTACCTCAGAGCGGTCGAAGCCTGA